In Delphinus delphis chromosome X, mDelDel1.2, whole genome shotgun sequence, the DNA window cCTCGACGCACGTTAACTGCCAGACATGAAAAACAGTGCTCAATCTAAGAGGCCTTAATGAGTgacaatatttttgaaatgtgctttatgaatacaaatatttccaaagcaaagacagaaaacaatTGAATGTGTAGACACAATGAAATTCTGAGCATTTCTCTGATTTACAAAAGTATGCCTAGTTTTTGTTTATCACTAAATGAATaaaaccactttaaaaatatatgtgtgtgtatgtgtgtgtatacccCCATACACACAGTACATAAACATTTCAAAGTGACAAGTTTTTAGTGCACTGCCAAAGAGCTACAATAACTGTCATCCATAGGCATTCACATGCAAACACTACTGGGCTAGTACACTACAGCAAACACGAGTTTTAGCTGAACTCCTTggcaaaaactcttaaaaaatggaaataataaaacagaaatctatttctcatctgaacaatatagaaaataatgTCTTTTGCCATCTGagtcatatatacacacagtattATCTAAGCTCAGAAAATAACTTCTTACTATACACACAACTGCAGTGTACACTTAGCAAATGTTATCATTGGAAGAAAATGGGCTATGAGGAGATCTGAGGAATAGTAGCAGGAAGAGAtctatccattaaaaaataaaaagtaaggcaTGGTGAGGGCTGGAATGCACATACATGGGAGTGGACTGGGGAGAAAGTAAACAGAAAGTAACAGAAACCAATTAAAGTGGAAAACAGCAGCTAGTTACGACACAGGGATAAATCATGAAAGTTGGATGGGTGGGAAGTGAGAGGTGAAAAtaatttatcttctttgttttaaGTTATTGATATATATAGAACTGTCAGTCACTAGCCAAAGTCCATTTAGAATGTGCATTTGCTAAAATGCCATGAGCCACAGAACAAACTTTGCCAAAACTACCACATAGGGTTGCTCTGAACAACAGTTGTGAAGATGttccacaaaattcaaaatgCTACACTCATATAAGACAGACATTTCACACAATATTCAGCTTCAATCTTTCCTTCCAACTCTGGGAAAATGCAAACAATGAGCTCTCCAGACCACAGAGAATAGGAAACCTTCTCTACTCCATTATCAGTTTCTTGCAACAGCAGACTCTGCAGTTACAGCAAAGTCTAACTCTGGAATCAGAGCAAAGATGGTGACAAATTGGTCTAATGAACAGGGATGCAGATATACCTGTGAGCAATATTTCCACTCCTGGCATTAGCCACAGAAATTCCTGGGGGGAAATAATTCGGTGGAGGGAATAAAGAGATTCCCTATCTTGCTACACCCTAACTCTCACAAACCTTGTCTGGACATGAACAGGATTAAATTATCCCAATTTCTTCTTTACAGTAGGAAGGATTGAGATGGTAAAAGGATTACATAAATTCATCAAAATATGTCAAAGCACatagtatttttctttacatattaaaaactggaaaagattAAAAGTCTCAGGTGTGTTAGCTATGTGTGTGCATTGCTATGATCCTTTGACAgctaagaaactgaggcttagtgaaattaatttattcaagGCCACTTATCCAACATGAATTTGACCATGGGTCTGTTTCATGTCAAAGTCCTGGCTGACAATTTCTACAACAGCAAAGCCTCCCATCATTAAAAGAGGTGTGGAAGATAAATGGGGAGCAGAGTCAAAACATTTTttgctacttttttcttttcttgttagttctacctttaagaaactattttGGCATTGAATAATATTTCTAACAAACTTTTATACATGCCTTCAACAGCATTTCTTCCTCCATTAATAGTAACTCTACAAGAACAATTCATGatatcagaagcacaggtaatcATGAATTAATGCACCAATCACCAGCAGCTGCAAATATCACAAGAGAGAAAACCAGACATTATGTGCCACCTGCTAAAAGAACACAACACGACATATGAAACATTCCTATCCCCAAAATCATATTTCCATTCTGATCAAGTCTCTAGATCCAACTaccaaattaaggaaacagaggGTAGGGGAACTTAACACCACAGGGATGTAATTATCAAAACTTAAGACTGTGGCAAATGCTACATGTGAAACAACTTCCTTTCTTCAATGAATAAAATTGCAAGAAAAAAGACAACAGGGTAACATACAGATTAAAAAGACAGTTAAGAGGCTTACTGGGATTCtaattgttaaaaatattaaaacaaatagcATTTATGAGACAATTATAAGTTGGAACCCTGACAGTATCAAAGAACTACTGTTAACTTTAAGTATGATAATGGAACTGAAGATTTTTCCAAAAGAGCCCATGCTTTATAGAAACATATACTGCATATTTATGGTTGAAATGATGTGATATCtggtatttatttcaaaataatactgGGAGAGGGTGAGAATGGAgattatataaacaaaaatgtacaTGAATTGACAATAGCTGAAGTTGGGTGTcatatacatgaatgttcattcTACTATTATGTGTAGTTTATGCATGTTTGAAGAAAAGCACATGcaacatcactgaaaaatgtcctaatttttttcaaggaaagAAGCATATTATCAAGGAATCATACAGTTGAAAAGACCTTAGAAACAATCTATTCAAAccacctcattttataaataaggaaattaaggctcagataggataagtgacttgctcagggtcacacaaccTGTCAGTTCCAGACTCAAGATCAGAATTTAAATCTCCAAACTTGTAGCCCAgggctctgttctttttcaaacctATAAGAAATGACTGCATTTAAACATTTAGTCCAGAATACTCTTAAAATTGAGTGTCATCAATAAAAGTAAGCCATGTGGCAAGGAATGAATAGAGTTTAGTTCATACCAAAAATGAGCTGCCAGTCACTGTGATAAGATCTGTTTCTTTCTGAGACCCATGGTTTCCTGCAGGATTGGAGAATGCAAACTGGGTTTCTTCCTCCTGTCCAAAGAAGTCAGAGTCAGGATGTACGTTCCATTCCGTTTTGGTTGGCGGCAGTAGTTCCGAGACATTGTTTTCACAAAGGGTGCTTGAAGGAGTCAGAGCATCTGTGTCTACTGTTAGCTTACTGCTGGGGGTCAAAGCTTGGGGCTCTTGACTCGAGGTTTTCACAGCCAAAGAGCTCAGAGATCCCAACGGCCCTGCACTTACACTTGAGACATCATCTGTATCTAAGGGACTCTGCTGAAAACCAGCGGCTGTCGTTCCAAAGAAGAGTGAGGTATCCAGACTTTGAGGAAGGTCACTGGTGGCCATCAAGGTCTGAGGGTCCACCGCCTGCCctaaggaattattattattattaacagggAGTTTCCCTGCCAGAGTTGAGTTCACAGAAGCCACATCAATAGTCAAGATCCCAGAGTTCACCAATGCGGTGTCCAATACTGCAGCAGAACTATTACTGGGCACATCAGAGAAGAGAGACACAAGCTCTGCATCACTGAGGTCATTCTGCCCCTGGCTGGTAAGTTCACTGCTGGGCGTAAGAGAATTTGCAGCTCCTAGCTGAGCTAAGAGATCCTGGCGCAGGTTGTGCCTTTTGGCCATGTGGGTCTTCATGCTGTGCTTGGATGTGAAGAGTTTATTACAAGTGGAGACTGGGCATCGGCTTTTCCAAGTGTCCACATCCTGCAAGTGTTTCTTGGAGTGAATGTAGAGACTACTGCGAGCAGAGAACCTGGCACAGCAGCCTTCCACGGGGCACACAAAAGGCTTTGTGCCCAGGTGGGTTATGCTGTGGCCTTTCAGATGTTCGGCCCTCGTGAAAGATTTCCCACAGCCTTCTACAGGACACATGAACCTCCGGTCATCGTCGTGCTTCCTTTTGTGCCTAAGGAGTTTGGACATGCTGGTGAAGTTCCAGCCACAGCCCTCAAAGTCACAAAGGAAAGGTCTCTCACCAGTGTGGCTCCGAAGGTGAATTTTCAACCTACAAGCCTTGTCGTACTGTTTGCTGCAGCCAGGAAAGGAGCAGGAAAAGAGTTCCTGTTCCCTGAAGTGGGCGCGGTTATGGGAAAACAGGGCACTCACTGTGATAAACGTCTTCTTGCAGCCCGAAAATGCGCACTGGTAGGGTCTCTCAGGCTCGAAGTGGCTGCGCTGGTGGGCGCTGAGTTTGGCCTGCGTGGGGAAGGTCTCCTCACACACCTCGCATTTGAATGAGTTCTCCTGCTCATGGCCCTTCATGTGTGCTTTGAGGTTATACACCGTGGTGAAGCTCTTGCCACAGCCCTCTGCCGGGCAGCCAAAGGGCCTCAGTTTGTCGTGTGACTGCAGGTGCCTCTTGAGCTTGTACGAGGTGGTGAAGGTCCAGCCGCAACCGCCCAGGGGGCACTTGAAGGGCCGCTGGCCCTGGCTGCTGCTGTGCGTCAGCAGGTGCACCTTCAGTTGGTGCTTCTTGGCAAAGGTTTGTCCGCACTGCGCCTCAGGACACAGGTACAGCACCACGCCCTGGCCCGGGCCTAGCGGCCCGCGGGGACTCTCAGCAGCAACCGGGCCCTCCGCCTCCTCCTCGGGCGCTGGGGCGGGCGCGGGTTCGGCCCGCTCGGCCAGCAGGAGGTCGGGCAGCAGCTCGGGACAGTCCCCAGGCTGCGCGGCGTGCGGGATCCCCGCTTGCGGGGCGATCAGACCCCCGGGCTGCGGGGCAGGGGCGACCCCAGGCGCCCAGGCTGGCGGCGGGGGCGTGGCCAGGGTGAGGAAGCCGTTCTCGAAGCGCAACAGCAGGTTTTGTTTGTGAATGGTGACGGTGCCCGCGAAGGCCGCGGCGGGGCCCAGGACTGGGGCGGGAATCGGGGCCAGGGCCGGGACTGGGGCGCGGATAGCGGACAGGGAGCTGGGGCCCAGCGCAGGGCGGCCCTCGGGGTTCGCGCCGCTTTCGTGCCCATGGAACCGtgggcccagcccagcctcctccctccatAGGGGCCCTGCGGCCTGGCTGGCGCCCGTGGAATCTACGTCTCCACCCACCGGGTCCAGCAGCACCAGGAAGAAGTCATCGccatcgccgccgccgccgccgccgccgccgccgccgccgccgccgccgccgccgccgccgccgccgccagcgtGATCGGGCCTCGGCACCAACGGGCTAGGGCCCGGGCCCGGGGAGGCCGCGCGGGCCACCTCACGCTGCCGCCCGGGCCCGCCATCTTGGGGGCCCCGGAGCAGCAGGAGGCGGCGCGCGGGGGCCTGGCCGGCCCGCGGGTCAGGACCTCTGTGGATCCGGCCGCCGCCCCCGGGGCTGCCAGCGCCGCCGCCCTGTCGCGACCCGCGAGCCGGGAGCAGCCTCGGGATTTCCATCTCCGCGTCCATGAGGCTCCGCTGGAACCAGAATCGCGGAGGAGGCGCGACCCCGCCCCCTGCCGCGGGCCCGAACAcgttcctgaaaggaaaaaaaaaaaatgtgcaatgCGCAGAAACTGGCCCTATCAGATATTAAAACGTGTTTAACGCCACCGTGATTTAAATATTCTGGTACTGGGTGtctagaacagaatagaaagcccaggggCAGAGGCTCGTATACATAAATAAGTTCCACAGTTAATATTAGTAGGAAATCAAGGAGGTCTTCCCAGATACAGGGGAAATGGTGCTGGAATGAATACCTTAGCTATCTATCTGCTAAATGCAACATAAATCGGTACCTCACTACCGATTTATGTACCAAAATAAacacacccccagcccctcccagtgcTAAACATGGTGGTTAGCACTTATCCTGTATTAAACATTGTTTACTGGATGGATGGCTGGATTAATGGATGACAGAAAATTCCTGAGAGAATACGCTATGTGTCAAGATTAAACAACCATAGTGCCACCAATTCCTACTGAAAaggttgtcttttaaaaaaatttcctggaAAGCTTCCATATCCAGAACTGTCTTGAGCAATGTCTTTAGGAAAATTTGTCGCATATAAATTTTTTGTCCTGCTGGTGCAGAGACTAGATTGAGTAAGAGGTGGGGCCGAAGCAGATTAGCACTGTTCAGCCTAGAAATGCAAAGCCTGGAGGATGAAACAATTTATATTGAAATCTGGAGAACCCAACCCACTCCTGGGTTCTCCCTATAAGGTACACAGCCTAAACCAACTCTGCTCTTCCACCATTGGTTGCaccatggtaaattttatgtccaATCTCACAGCATGATGAGGACATTCTTCAGCTTACTCTAGATTCTCCAGCACACGGAGGTCTCTGGACAAGAGTACTAGTTAAATGTGATAAGGTTAAACCCTAAGTTACTGCAGTGGACTCTCCTGAGAACAAGGCACAGATGCCTTTTGCATGCCCAATAGCCCCAATGTGCCTGCTTGCATTTAAGTGTGGTGGCCTAGTCTCACTGTAATGTATCTGGCCTATGATGCCTAATGATCTTATTAATGTTGATGATGATCCTTCAATTTGTCTGTCATCAGTGAGTTGGGAATTGATATAAATACAGGGTGAATTAATCTGGCAAGAGAAAGGTTTAGAGTGATGACTAGATTATGGGATACCTATAGTTTAAGTAAtcccttctttcccctcttttAATGATAATGGACACTTGCTGATCTCTTGATTAAAAGATCAAGTTTTTCATCCATAACAATTCAAGCCTCATCAAAATTTCTAcatcacatatttttctttctattacattttttggaggaaacatttttttcaaatctgaGGTATAGaggaatgcataaaatatatctGCCAGGTTTAGAtaatttataaaagcaaacaCCCGTGTAACCAGGACGAAGGTCAAGAAATAGACCATTGCCAGCCTTCCAGAATACATCCACCGTATTCCTCTCAATCACAAACCATACCCTCCCCTATAGATATAGTCGTTATCTTGActttgtgataatcatttcagtgcttttttttaatatgactttACAACTTTTGTATGCATCCCTAAACAATACAGTTTATATGAAGTTATATCAACAGAATCATGCTGCATGCTCCCTTTTATGGCCTGCCTCTTTCACTGTGTATCATATTTATTTGAGAGACTCATCATGTTGTTCCTAGTAGCTGTAGATCTTTTGTCTCCATTGTTGACTAGCATTCCAGTGCATGATTTTAGCAAAGTGATTATGATATGATTATTTCATTCTACACTGGATGAACACTGGGTTCATCCAGGgttgtttttagctttttattatgAACAATGGTACAATGAACATTCTTGGACATTTTTCATGGGACTCATGTTTAAGAGTCTCTTGGGTATACATGCAAGAACAGAATCACTGGCCCACAGAGTATGCGTATCTTCAGCTTTTCTACACgatgccaaattgttttctatagtggttgtaccaatttacaatcccaccagtaACACAGAGAGTTCCTGCTCCTGCACATCTTCATCTACACCAAGCATTGCCAGAATTTAATTTACTGTTTTTTACCACTACTAAGTTTGGGCACATTCTCATGTTTATGAACCTCTtggattttctcttctgtgaaaagCCTGTTCATGTTCAACTCTTTCAccatttttctattctattttccaTCTTGTCTTTACTGATCCAATGagttttttatgtgttttaaatacCAGTCCACTGGTGGTTATATGTGTGGCCAAAATAGTCCTTTGCtttgttgtttgtattttctcttgCTTTATGCCGTGCTTTGTGAACAAATCTTAGTTATAACATAGTcaaatttatcattcttttccttgtggttagtgcttttctgtttcaagaaatctgtccctgccctggggcaatgaaaatattctctatATTTCCTTCTGAAATATTTGTGGTTTTGCCTTTCACAGTTAGGTCATAATCCACCTACAAGTGATGTTTGTGTATAGTGTTGAGtagggtttcattttttttcttcatgtggaTATCTGATTGTCTCAGtgaaccacttattgaaaagtCTGCCCTTTTACTCTTGATTTGCAGTGCCACATGTGTCATAAATCACGCATCTACCTATGTATGGGCTAGTTTGTGTACTCTCTATTAAGTGCCATGGCTCTATTTATCTGTCCATTTTAAATACCACATATCAATATTAATTACTACAGATCTATAAACAATTCTGATCTTTGGATAAGGCCACTCAATTCTGCCTTGTTCTTCAAGAATGTCTAGGTTATTTTTGGCCTGTCTCAACTCCACTTATATTATCAATTCATCAGAAAAGTTTCAACCAAAATCTTGTTTGAGGTTCTAATTAAGATTGCGTTGAACTTTTAGATTTGACTCCTTGTCAATAATATGGAATGTTATTGAATAGATATGGTCTATCTCTCCTTTTAATAAGAACTTCCTTAATGTGTCCCAATAATACTTCATATTTTTCCTATAAGAGGACATTTTATCCTAGGTACTTCATATTTTGCAAATACTGCCTTTGAAATGTTCACTTTGTAAATTTGTTGCTGGTAAATAGAATACAATTGGCTTctgtatattgatattttatcCTACAAACAGCTATCTAAACTCTTTTATTGATTCTACCAATTTGAAAATACCTGTAGAATATAGTGtacacaatcatgtcatctgcaaacaatgccagtcttacttcttcctttccgagcattttattccttctttttccccTTACTACTCTTTCTGGGTGTTAGTGGACATTCTTACTTGATGCAGCTCTCAAAAGAAGGCTTTCAGTAATTCCAggaatgatatttgctgtaggTGTTGTGTTCTGTAGCAATCTGAATCCAATCAGGATATGGAAAGTACACAGTGGACAGGGGAATTTTAACATAAAGTGAAGCATAATGTTTaacataaagaattattaaacTATGACAAATGTAGAATATATAAGATATAGGAAAACTCTATATGGTATCCTGGGCCTGAGGGAGCATACCCAAGGAAAGACAAACTTGGAATGCAGGTCCCTCCCCAAGACTGGAGGTCACACCTCATTGGAGAAGGTGTAGGAGAACCTACTGGATGGCAGAGAAGTTTTCTGGTTTGCCAGCACCAGAGCAGGTCTGCAAAACCACAGCTGGTCTACAGTTGCAAGGTAAGCAGGAAGGTACCCTCTGGAGCACATCAGTGTGGACAAGCCACTGCTGGTGGCCAGCATGTAGACGTGTAGTAGGAGCAAGGGTCCTGGTGGGGTTGGAGGCCTGGAGCTAACAATGTCCTATACATAGGATCCGGAGGGCCTTGGTGTTGTAAGGGCTGCAGCCTTGGGAGAAGTACAGGAGGTAACGTTAGTGGTGAGGTGGGGTGGGTCGGGAGAGCAATCAATTAGAGGAAATCAGCGGGTAGGTGGCTGGCTTGGAGCACAGGATGTCCCTATGAAGAGGGCCACAGAAAGCCAATGACCAGGCTACACTCGATAGGACAGTTGTTCTGGGTACATGCTTGGGGCCGAGCACCTAGGATATCCTTACACCCACACTTCTGACAGCCAGAAGTCACAGGAGAGCCACTTTCTCCTTCAGTAACATTTTGATCACTTTGAAGGAGAGATGCTTAAGGTAATTCATCCATTATCAGAGAGAATATATTAAAGGGTGAATTTAGAACAGGGAGAACATTAACAACTGGCTTCATATCCTTTATCAGTTTAGGGGGGTCCCTTCTATTGTTACCTTGCATGAATGGTAGGTACCCTATCTATCATCATATTGTTTCTCTGGTGAATTAATGATTAAAGCAGCAGGACTGGCCACTTCCAGAGTTTTAATAGACTGCTTACAATTCTTGTTGGACCCACGGTTCCCTGGCCTGAAATGAGTTTTGCTGCAAAACCCAGGCTCTGGCACAAAAGGGTGTCATGGGGGTAGGGCAGAGAGCCTGTGAACTCCGCATTCTGGTCCTACCCAGGGCTTGTCTGC includes these proteins:
- the LOC132417873 gene encoding zinc finger X-linked protein ZXDB, producing MDAEMEIPRLLPARGSRQGGGAGSPGGGGRIHRGPDPRAGQAPARRLLLLRGPQDGGPGRQREVARAASPGPGPSPLVPRPDHAGGGGGGGGGGGGGGGGGGGGGDGDDFFLVLLDPVGGDVDSTGASQAAGPLWREEAGLGPRFHGHESGANPEGRPALGPSSLSAIRAPVPALAPIPAPVLGPAAAFAGTVTIHKQNLLLRFENGFLTLATPPPPAWAPGVAPAPQPGGLIAPQAGIPHAAQPGDCPELLPDLLLAERAEPAPAPAPEEEAEGPVAAESPRGPLGPGQGVVLYLCPEAQCGQTFAKKHQLKVHLLTHSSSQGQRPFKCPLGGCGWTFTTSYKLKRHLQSHDKLRPFGCPAEGCGKSFTTVYNLKAHMKGHEQENSFKCEVCEETFPTQAKLSAHQRSHFEPERPYQCAFSGCKKTFITVSALFSHNRAHFREQELFSCSFPGCSKQYDKACRLKIHLRSHTGERPFLCDFEGCGWNFTSMSKLLRHKRKHDDDRRFMCPVEGCGKSFTRAEHLKGHSITHLGTKPFVCPVEGCCARFSARSSLYIHSKKHLQDVDTWKSRCPVSTCNKLFTSKHSMKTHMAKRHNLRQDLLAQLGAANSLTPSSELTSQGQNDLSDAELVSLFSDVPSNSSAAVLDTALVNSGILTIDVASVNSTLAGKLPVNNNNNSLGQAVDPQTLMATSDLPQSLDTSLFFGTTAAGFQQSPLDTDDVSSVSAGPLGSLSSLAVKTSSQEPQALTPSSKLTVDTDALTPSSTLCENNVSELLPPTKTEWNVHPDSDFFGQEEETQFAFSNPAGNHGSQKETDLITVTGSSFLV